The stretch of DNA TTGCCGCACCTCGCTGGCTGTAGTATTAAGAATTTCCTCTAGATTCAGAGATTGGCGGATGCGCTCCAGCATCGCTCCCATTAGCCGTTGTCGCTGATTTTGCTGCCGTAATTCTTCCGCTGCTCGACTCGCTTGCAGGAGACGACGCATCCGTTGGCGCAGCACTGCCCAGTGAACCGGCTTAGTCACGTAATCGGTAGCACCTGCCTCAAACGCCTGATTGACAGATTCTCGGTCATCAAGACTGGTAATGATTAAAACAGGTGTGCGATCGCCTTGAGGAAGTGATTTTAACTGGCGACAACAACTAAAGCCATCCAGAATCGGCATCAACGCATCTAGCAACACAATATCTGGATGTAGGCTGATGTAAGCAGCTAATCCTTCCTCTCCATCACTTGCCTCTGCCACTGTGTAGCCTTCGTGTTCAATCATGGCGCGCAGCTGCATCCGCGTGAATTTGTCATCGTCAACAATCAGGACGAGGTAGGAATCTGGTTCGGTGCAAGTAATATTCATTGCTGACTTGATTGTGCTTCCATCTGCAAAGCCGTTTTCACTTTTTCATACTCTGTTTCAATCTGTACAACAATTTTGGATGCACCCGCAATTTCTCCAGTCCGGCTCATCGCTTCTAGCTGTTTACACAAAGTAGCCAGTTGTACTGCCCCAAGAGCGGCACTGCTGGCTTTCAAAGTATGAGATGCTTGCCTGAGCGCGATCACATCTTGGTTACTCACTGCTGTCTCCATTGCTTGCAGCAGTTTGGGAGCATCTTCTAAATAGCAATGAATCAATTGAGTCAATAAATTTGAGGCTTTCCCTCCCACTGTTTTAGCAAATGCTTCCAGGATCTTCGCATCAATAGGAGTACTGAATGATAATGTTACATCGCTACCCTGTCCGCACTCAGTATTCAGTGAAGTAGTGGCTTCGCCCTCTCTTTTTTTGACTTCCCCAATCCCCGACTTCCCTGCACCTTTGTACCCCTGCACCTCAGTGCCCCTGTACCTCAGCAAAGCCTGAACTAACTCTTCCTTCCGGAGCGGCTTGCTGATATAGTCGTCCATGCCAGCTTCCAGACACGTTTCGCGATCGCCTTGCATGACATTCGCCGTCATGGCAATAATCCAAGGTTTTGCGCTCCCATCGGTTGCCAATTCTTTTTGGCAGATGTTACGACTCGTCTCTAAACCGTCCATTTCTGGCATCTGCACATCCAGCAGCAGCAGATCGTAGGGTTGACCCCGCAAAGATTCCAGCACTTCTAACCCATTGTTAACAACATCGGCTCGATACCCCAACTGTTGAAGTATGTGCAAAGCAACCTTCTGGTTCACCCGATTGTCTTCGGCGACAAGAATTCGGAGGGGAAGACTTTCGGCAAAGGGGAGCTGAAACTCAGGGAAAGTAAAGGGTGCGCGATGCACCTTGATCGGCTCTCGTACCAACAGATCGCTCAAGGTATTGTAAAGCTGAGATTGTTTAATCGGCTTATTCAGGAAGGTTGCAAATTTTACTCGATCTAACTGTTTCCCCCCCGGTTCCTTGCCAAACGTTGTCAACATCACCACGGGTAATGCTTGAGCGTTCGGTAAGGAGCGAATTTCTGTCGCTAGGCTCAAGGCGTCCATCCCTAAAATTTGCCTATCGAGAATCACCATATCAAAACGCTCTCCTTGCCGAAGCCAGTTTAAAGCCTGGGCACCCGATTCAGTTGCCTTCGTCATCATTCCCCATGATTGGGTTTGCAAAATCAAAATCTGGCGGCTAGTAACGTTGGCATCCACAATTAATAGCCGTTTTCCAGCTAACTGCGGCTGAACAGCATCGAGTTCAACAAGTGGACACCCAGGAAAATCTTGGACGACGATCGTGAAATAAAAGGTGGAGCCGCGTCCCACTTCGCTTTCAACCCACATCTGACCCGCCATCATTTCACTCAAGCGTTTGCTAATTACCAGTCCCAAGCCGGTTCCCCCATATTGACGGGCGGTAGAGACATCAACCTGGCTAAACGACTTAAATAAACGATTGATTCGGTCTGAAGGAATCCCAATTCCGGTATCTTTGACGGAAAATTGGATTTCGTAATAGGTTTTAGGGAATGAATCAGGGGCAATGGATGATTGGTTTTCTTGCCGGTGACTAATTGCTGATTCCTGATTAACCATTACTTCTGTTGCTGTCACCGAAACCACGACTTCCCCAGCAGAAGTAAATTTAATTGCATTACTTAGCAAGTTCACCAGAATTTGGCGCAGTCTAATTTCATCTCCTAGCACGATGCTAGGTGTTCCTGTCTCGATTCGGTAAGCAAGTTCTAAGCCTTTTTCACAAGCATGGGGAGTGAGTAAATCTAAGGCAGCTTCAATGCAATCTAACAAGTTTAAAGGGTGTTCTTCTAATTCCAGCTTGCCGGACTCGATTTTTGAAAAGTCGAGAATGTCGTTAATAATTTTTAGTAAGGACTCGCCACTGCTACTGATGATCTCGACAAACTTTCGTTGCTGGAACGTTAGTTCTGTATCCAATAGCAAGCTTGCCATCCCAATGACTCCGTTCATCGGAGTGCGGATTTCATGGCTCATCATCGCCAGAAATTCGCTTTTAGATCGCGTTGCTTCCAGTGCTGCCATCCGTAGAGCGACTTCAGCTTGTACGGCTTTCTGAGCGGAGAGTCGCAGTTCCAATTCATCAATGACGATGGCGGCTAAGTCTTTGAGAGTTGCCTTTTCTGCTTCGGTCACTTGACGGGGTTGAGAGTCGATTACACAAATAGTGCCTAAGTTGAAACCATCGCGTGTCTGCAAGGGAGCCGCCGCGTAAAAGCGAAGTCCAAATTCCCCAGCTACTAAGGAATTTACAAACGTGCGGGGGTCTACTTTGGCATCCAGAACGGTGTAAACGTCTTCTTGCAAAATCGCACTGGCACACAGTCCGGGTTCGCGTCCAATTTGCTGAACTTCTAGCCCATGATGGGATTTAAACCAGATCCGGTCGTGGTCAACGATGCTAATAATGGAAATCGGGACATTAAAAAACCGGGCAGCTAGAGCTGTAATTCGGTCGAAGGCTCCATCTGGAGGTGTGTCAAGAATGTCGTAGCGACGCACTGCGGCGAGTCGGTCAGCTTCGTTATCGGGAATCATTGTTATATCAACTATCAATGGATTGTCTGGCTGACATACCTGGAGGTAGACACCACTTTCATCCTTCTCTACATTCTTGCGGTTATGTCAATTTATAATTTTTGTTTTTAGAATTGCTCGGAAACTGGCAACCCAGCCGATGCTAATTCCTGTTTGAAGGCTTGAGTTGCTGTTAATCCACAAGTAGCGCGTTTGAGCCTATTGTTAAATTACAGGAGGGATTGGAATGTGGCATGAATAGCGATCGCTTTAAAAACGACTGCATTAAGACCCCACAGTATCACTACTTTAACAAGTTCTACGGTCGTTACTTTCCCTTTCTCTATCTAGGGGAGTACAGGATGAATAAGGTGTGTTTCCGGGTATACAACCGTCAGTAACAAAAGAGCGATCGCTATTTTGTTGTGTCAACTGAATCTGAAGCCAAGTTCGGCAATGCTTTGTTAAAGTTGGTTACAGATTGCCGAAATAGCCACTCGTTTTGAAAAACTATCCAATGACTATTAGCAAAAACTTCTACATTTCCAAAGAAGATTACCTAGAGG from Coleofasciculus sp. FACHB-T130 encodes:
- a CDS encoding response regulator, producing MIPDNEADRLAAVRRYDILDTPPDGAFDRITALAARFFNVPISIISIVDHDRIWFKSHHGLEVQQIGREPGLCASAILQEDVYTVLDAKVDPRTFVNSLVAGEFGLRFYAAAPLQTRDGFNLGTICVIDSQPRQVTEAEKATLKDLAAIVIDELELRLSAQKAVQAEVALRMAALEATRSKSEFLAMMSHEIRTPMNGVIGMASLLLDTELTFQQRKFVEIISSSGESLLKIINDILDFSKIESGKLELEEHPLNLLDCIEAALDLLTPHACEKGLELAYRIETGTPSIVLGDEIRLRQILVNLLSNAIKFTSAGEVVVSVTATEVMVNQESAISHRQENQSSIAPDSFPKTYYEIQFSVKDTGIGIPSDRINRLFKSFSQVDVSTARQYGGTGLGLVISKRLSEMMAGQMWVESEVGRGSTFYFTIVVQDFPGCPLVELDAVQPQLAGKRLLIVDANVTSRQILILQTQSWGMMTKATESGAQALNWLRQGERFDMVILDRQILGMDALSLATEIRSLPNAQALPVVMLTTFGKEPGGKQLDRVKFATFLNKPIKQSQLYNTLSDLLVREPIKVHRAPFTFPEFQLPFAESLPLRILVAEDNRVNQKVALHILQQLGYRADVVNNGLEVLESLRGQPYDLLLLDVQMPEMDGLETSRNICQKELATDGSAKPWIIAMTANVMQGDRETCLEAGMDDYISKPLRKEELVQALLRYRGTEVQGYKGAGKSGIGEVKKREGEATTSLNTECGQGSDVTLSFSTPIDAKILEAFAKTVGGKASNLLTQLIHCYLEDAPKLLQAMETAVSNQDVIALRQASHTLKASSAALGAVQLATLCKQLEAMSRTGEIAGASKIVVQIETEYEKVKTALQMEAQSSQQ